The genome window AATGGTGTTTTCGATACTATGTGTCTCTTATACGGCATATGCTTTCTCTCGTTTTCGGTTTAAAGGGAGAAAAAATGGTTTAATGCTATTCTTGCTATTACAAATGATTCCACAGTTTTCTGCTTTAATCGCAATCTTTGTTTTGGCGCAAATGCTTGGATTAATCAATAGTCATTGGCTCTTAATATTTATTTATGTTGGTGGCCAAATCCCAATGAATACCTATTTAATGAAGGGATATATTGATTCTATACCGCTTGACCTTGATGAAAGTGCGAAAATTGATGGAGCTAGCAACACCAGAATATTTTGGAGAATACTCATGCCCTTATCTAGACCAATGCTTGCGGTAGTTGCAATGAACGGATTCACTGCTCCGCTGGGAGATTTCGCGATATCATCGGTCATATTGAGAAATCCAGAATACTATACACTTCCGATAGGCTTGTATAAATTAGTCAGCGACAAAATGGGAGCAAGCTATACCACCTTTGCAGCTGGAGCTATTCTGATAAGTATTCCGGTTGCGATTGTATTTGTAGCTTTACAGAAGCATTTCGTATCTGGATTAACAGCAGGAGGAACAAAAGGATAGAAATCGGAGGACTTTAAGATGATAGATAAAACAGTAGCAGATAATCGCTTATTGCATGGTGGAGATTATAATCCGGATCAATGGCTCGATTATCCAGAAATATTGAAAGATGATTTACGATTGATGAAATTAGCAAAAGCAAATACGTTTACCTTAGGTGTATTTGCATGGAGTGCACTTGAACCAACAGAAGGGGAATTCCAGTTTGACTGGCTCGATGAAAGAATAGAGGCCATTTATCAAATGGGCGGGAGAGTCATCTTAGCTACTCCAAGTGGCGCTAGACCAGCATGGATGTCTAAGAAGTACCCAGAAGTCTTAAGAACCACCGAAAATCGCATGAAAATGTTACATGGGGGACGCCATAATCATTGTTTTTCTTCCCCTATCTATCGTGAAAAAGTAGCAATTATTAATAGAAAGCTAGCGGAGCGCTATGGAAATCATCCTGCGTTACTAATGTGGCATATTTCTAATGAGTATAGCGGCGATTGTCACTGTGAACTTTGCCAAGATAATTTCCGTAATTGGCTGAAAAAGAAGTATGGGACATTAGATAAACTAAATCATGCTTGGTGGGGGCCATTTTGGAGCCATACAATCACAGATTGGTTAGAAGTTGAATCTCCTTCTTCCATTGGAGAAAGTATGGTTCATGGATTGAATTTAGATTGGAAACGTTTTGTCACTGACCAAACAATTGATTTTTACAAGCATGAAATAGTGCCATTAAGGGAAATCTCTCCATCTATCCCTATTACAACAAACTTTATGGCAGACACGCATGATTTAATACCCTTTCAAAGTTTGAATTATAGTGAGTTTGCAAAGCATGTGGATATTGTTAGTTGGGATTGCTATCCTGCTTGGCACAATGATTGGGAGGAAACAAAGGACTTAGCTGCAAAAGTTGGTTTTATCAATGATTTGTATCGCTCTTTAAAACAACAGCCTTTTCTCATTATGGAAAGTACACCAAGTGGCGTCAACTGGCATGATGTGAATAAAACGAAGAGACCTGGTATGCATTTGCTATCCTCCATGCAATTTATCGCACATGGTTCAGACAGTGTTCTGTATTTTCAATGGAGAAAATCAAGAGGATCCTCCGAGAAATTTCATGGGGCAGTAGTGGATCATGATAATAGTGAAACGAATCGAGTCTTTCAAGAGGTTTCAGCAGTTGGTGGAGCTCTAGAGAAGATTGCTGAAGTAAAGGGAACACATAAACAAGCAAGAGTAGCAATTGTATATGATTGGGAAAATAACTGGGCTTTAAACGATGCACAAGGATTCTCCGATTCAACAAAGCAATATCCTCAAACGTTGCAAAAGCATTATCAAAGTTTTTGGAAAAAGGATATTAGTGTCGATATAGTTACATTAAATCAAGAGCTTGCTTCCTATGATTTAGTTATTGCTCCAATGCTCTACATGATGTCTCTTGATACAATTTCTAAATTAGAAAACTATGTTGCAAATGGAGGAACACTTGTAAGTTCATATATTAGCGGCCTTGTTAATGAAACGGATCTTGCCCATTTATCAGGTTGGCCTGCAATGCTAAAACGAATATTTGGCATTGATGTAAAAGAAATAGATACTCTTTATCCAAAAGATAGAAATACCCTTATCTATAACGGGAAGCAATATGAAATAAAAGATTATTGCACCATTTTTGAAAGGAAAGAAGCGAATATTTTAGCGACGTATATGGAGGACTTTTATCAAGGGAATCCTGCTGTTGTAGAAAACTGCTACGGGAAAGGAAAAGCCTATTTTATAGGGGCAAGAACGGAACAGGCCTTTTTAGATGATTTTTATGAGGAATTGCAAAAAGAAGGTAATCTTGACAGCGAAAGGGAAATTCTGCATAAAGAAGGTGTTTCCGTCCAAAGAAGGGATTCGGCTGAGTGCTACTATTTATTTGTCATGAATTTTACAGAACAAAAGCAAACAGTAACGTTAAAAGAATCCTTTTTCGATTTACTTACACAAGAAATAAAGCAAGAACAGATAGAACTTTTGCCATATGAAGTAAGGGTGTTAAAAAGAGAAAAATAATGAGGAATAACAAAAGAGGACGACGGGATATCGTCCTTTTTTGCTGTTCTAAGTCGTAACCATAGCACCGCCATTTACATGAATCGTTTGTCCTGTCATATAAGAACCATCATCAGAAGCAAGCAACACATAGACTGGAGCAATTTCATACGGCTGCCCCGCCCGCTTCATTGGTACATCTGAGCCTAATGTAGCAATATTTTCAGCCGATTGTGAGGCAGGCTGGATGGGTGTCCAGAAAGGTCCAGGAGCAACAGCGTTCACACGGATACCTTTTTGCACAAGGTTGTTGGCTAGCGCTCTTGTATAACTAACAATCGCACCTTTCGTCGTCGTATAATCAATCAAGTGACTTACCCCAATATAGGCAACAAGAGAAGTCGTATTAACAATACTGGCTCCTTCTTTTAAATGGGGTAAGGCAGCCTTTGTTAAGTGAAAATAGGCATGGATATTTACATCAAACGTTAATTCCCATTGTTCGTCTGGTATGGAAGTTAAGTCTTCTCGCAAAAATTGTACAGCTGCATTATTAACCAAAATGTCAATTTTTCCAAATGTTTCTAATGTTTTTTGCACAATGAATTCACAATGTTCTCTTCTTCGCAAGTCTCCTGGAATGAGTAAGCAGGAGCGACCATATTGCTCGACAACTCGCTTTGTTGTTTCTGCATCTGTATGCTCGTCAAAATAAGAGATGACAATGTTTGCCCCTTCCTTCGCAAAGGCGACGGCAACGGCTCTGCCGATGCCGCTGTCTCCTCCAGTAATAATAGCTGTACGGTCCTTTAACTTGCCTGTTCCAATATATTTGGGGTTATCAAAAATAGGAAGTGGATCCATCAAATATTCAAACCCCGGCTGTCGTGTTTGCTGCTGAGGTGGAAACGTCCATTCAATTTCTTCACATTTTACTTCAGAACCATAATGTTGTTTCTTTGTCACAGTAATAACCTCCATACTTTCTTACTTTTCTTGGTTAATAAGCGTGGGGAGGAGAGGAAAGATTGAGATAAGGATGTATAGTAGGTGTAGGCTGAGTGGCATGGTATGGATAGTTTACGGCTCCTCCGATTTGGTCACATCCTGGTGGTGGCCCGAGAATAGTAGACTGGGTAATGGGGGCAAGGGCATGTGCGTAGGCGGCTTCGTTTACACAATAAGCTCTGTTAGCAATTTCTTTTGGCAAAAAACGTAGAAAATCAGAACCAAACACGATATCAGGTTGCGGCTGGTCGAAAATAGTAAGAAAATGAGTATTGTTTCGCAATGCTACTATCCAATGGAACCACCCCTTTGGAAATTGGGAAGCTTGCCCGGGTTTTACATGATAAGTCATGATGCTTTGTGTAAAAGGGTTGAAGACAGAGGTCATAACTTCCCCACTAACGACAAAAACAAGTTCATTCACATTTGTGTGCCAGTGTGGCTGGACAATGAATCCTTGATTAAGATGGACATTGAATAACCCAGTATGTATTGCAGGCATTTGTTCAGAAAATAACTGTGTAATGTAATTATAAGAATCCCTTTTATAATTAACAGACTGGGTAGAATCCCCGAATAGTTGAAAGGCAGGGGAAGCTGGATTAACAGACATAATGTAGCCTCCTATTTTTCATATGAAAATATTTATATGGCTTACAACTTTAAATATATACAAAACTAGGTTGGACTATGAGTGGGAAAATCAGTTTGTTTATAGGAAAAGTCAAGCAATGGCTTGATGTGGATAGGGAAGGGTGGAAATCGAAGTGGGAGAATCGGCGAAATCTGGGGTATAACAGTTAAAGTAGTGGGGAAATCAGTAAAACTATGAGTATTATATTAGTCAAAATAGTAGGGGAATAGGTGAAATTATGAGTGTACCAGCCAAGAAGAAGGGGGAAAATGGGCAAAGTGGAGAGGGAATCAGCCAACCTCTGGATAAATCAGCCAAAGTAGAGAGGGAATCAGCCAACCTCTGGATAAATCAGCCAAAGTAGAGAGGGAATCAGCCAACCTCCGAAAATATCAGCCAAAGTGGAGAGGGAATCAGCCAACCTCTGGATAAATCAGCCAAAGTGGAGAGGGAATCAGCCAACCTCTGGATAAATCAGCCAAAGTAGAGAGGGAATCAGCCAACCTCTGGATAAATCAGCCAAAGTAGAGAGGGAATCAGCCAACCTCCGAAAATATCAGCCAAAGTGGAGAGGGAATCAGCCAACCTCTGGATAAATCAGCCAAAGTGGAGAGGGAATCAGCCAACCTCTGAAATATCAGCCAAAGTGGAGAGGGAATCAGCCAACCTCCAGATAAATCAGCCAAAGTAGAGAGGGAATCAGCCAACCTCCGGAAATATCAGCCAAAGTAGAGAGGGAATCAGCCAACCTCTGAATATATCAGCCAAAGTAGAGAGGGAATCAGCCAACCTCCGAAAATATCAGCCAAAATGGAGGTAGAATCAGCCAAACTCCAAATATATCAGCCAAAGTGGAGAGGGAATCAGCCAACCTCTGAAATATCAGCCGACCTCCAACCTCAATCTCTACCGCCCAATTCCAACCACAAAAAAGCACCACTCAATCAAAACGATTAAAGTGGTGCAATGACTCATCTGTCAATCATGAAAGTTTGTGCCGTCGGTTACTTCTTTAACAATACCAGCGCGAATAACAAAGTCTCCAAAATGTTCATTTGCCGTTCTTTCTTTCGCATAGCGCGGGAGCAGTACGCGAAGTTCTGAAAGGATTTCTTCCTCGCCAACATTTTCGCGATAGAGTTTGCTTAAGCGGCTTCCATTAAAGGCGGCGCCTAGGTACATATTGTACTTTCCAGGTCCTTTTCCAATGAAGGCGATTTCCCCTAATGCATGGCGGGCGCAGCCATTTGGACAGCCTGTCATACGGATGGTAATTTCTTCATCACGTAGCCCATTTTCGTCCACGATTTCTTCTATCTTATCGATTAAGACTGGTAAGTATCGTTCTGCTTCTGCCATCGCAAGCCCGCAGGTTGGCAGGGATACACAAGCAATAGAATTACGACGCAGTGCAGAGAAACGTTTTCCATCCATAATGCCATATTGCTCGATTAAATCAGCGATTTGCTTTTTATTGCGGCTGGAGACATTCGCAATGACTAGATTTTGATTGGCAGTTAATCGGAAATCGCCAGTATGTACTTTAGCGATTTCGCGTAAGCCTGTCATTAACGGATAATTTTCATAGTCTTTAATGCGGCCGCCTTCCACGAATAAAGTGAAGTGCCATTTTCCTTTAATGCCTTTTTCCCAGCCATAGCGGTCGCCGTTATGGTTAAAGTGAAATTCTCTCGCTTCTTGAAGTTTCCAGCCTAGGCGATTTTCTAGTTCTTCTACTACATTATCTAGACCAAGGCGATCCACGGTATATTTAAAACGAGCATTCTTTCGAACAGAGCGATTTCCATAATCGCGTTGAATCGTAATTACTTTTTCCGCCACATCAAGAATTTGCTCAGGTGTACAGAATCCAATTACTTTTGCGAGCTGTGGGTATGTTGCTTTATCTCCATGGGTCATTCCCATTCCCCCGCCGATGGCAACATTAAATCCAATTAGTTTTTCTTCTTCCGTAATGGCAATTAGCCCCAGGTCTTGGGAAAATACATCAATATCATTAGAAGGAGGAACGGCAATACCAATTTTAAATTTTCTAGGTAAATATAATTTTCCGTACATTGGCTCCACTTCTGTTTCCTCAACAGTTGGAGTGAAAGCTACCTTTTCCTTATCTAACCAGAGCTCATGATAAGCTTGTGTACGAGGTAGTAAATAATCACTTAATTTTTTGGACCATTCATACACTTCACTATGCAAAGCTGATTGATACGGATTAGGGTTGCACATCACATTTCTATTGACGTCGCCACAAGCAGCAATTGTATCAAGTAAGGATTGGTGTATATCTTGAATAGTCTGCTTCATATTCCATTTTAAAATGCCATGCATTTGGAAAGCTTGGCGTGTCGTTAATTTTAATGTATTATTTCCATACTTTTGTGCAAGATCATCCATTGTCAGCCATTGAGCCGGTGTAGCTATTCCACCCGGTGTTCGAACTCGGAGCATAAATTGGTAGGCTGGTTCTAATTTTTGCTTGGCACGTTCATTGCGTAAATCACGATCATCTTGCAGGTAACTTCCGTGGAATTTCATTAAGCGGTTATCATCGTCTGAAATACCAGCGCTTAATTCTTCCTCCATGGATTCCTTCAATGTGCCACGTAAATAATTACTTTCTTCTTTTATTCGTTCCACATCACTTGGTGGTCCATCTGGCGCTTTTAATATTTGTTTTGCCATTGTAGAAAAACTCCTTTCCTGCCAATTATTTAATAAACGTCACGCTGATAACGTTTGGTTTGAGTCATAGAAGCTATATATTCCTCAGCCTTTTCTAAAGACATTTGACCTTCTTTTTGGATAATAGTAAGGAGTGTTTGGTGAACATCATGTGCCATATGCTTTTCGTCTCCACAAACATATAGAACAGCTCCTTCTTCCAGCCATTCAAATAGCTCTTTGCTATGCTCCAGCATGCGGTGCTGCACATATACCTTTTCCGCTTTATCCCGGGAAAAAGCAATACTCATTTTTGTTAACACACCATCTTTAAGCCAATTTTGCCATTCTGTTTGATAAAGAAAGTCTGTAACAAAATGTTGGTTTCCAAAGAATAGCCATGCTTTTCCTTCGGCACCGATTTCTTCTCTTTCCTGCAGGAAGGAACGGAAGGGTGCCACTCCTGTCCCTGGACCAACCATAATAATAGGGGTATCTGGGTTATCCGGAAGTTTGAAATTTTCATTGTTTTGTATATAGATAGGCAGTTTATCACCTGGCTGAATACGTTCCGCTATTTGAACGGAGCAAACACCATTGCGATCTCGGCCGTTTGCATGGTAACGAACGGCGCCAATCGTTAAATGTGCTTCATCAGGATTTGCTTTGTAGCTGCTGGCAATCGAATAAAGGCGGGTAGGCAGTTTACGAAGCAAGGATACAAATGTTTGCACATCTGCTTCAATTGGCCCATAGTCTCGAATAAGGTCTAATAAGTCACGCCCATTTATATATGCCTTTAATTTATCTTCGTTTCCCTTAGCAAGTAAGTCTTCTAAAGCTGGATTGGTTGTTATTTTTGCAAATTTCTCTACCAATGGTTTGGTTAAAACTGTAATTTCAAAATAGGTTAATAAAGCTTCTCGAAAAGCCAGAACTTCTCCTTGTTTATTGATTGTGACACTTTCTGTTGGAGAAAAACGTAACTCTTGTATTAAAAGATCAACTAATACTGGATCATTATGGGGAAAAATTCCAAGGCTGTCACCTGGTTCATAAGAGATTCCAGAATCCTCAAGCGAAAGCTCTACATGCAATGTTTCTTTATTGGAACCACGTCCATTTAAATTAATGACCTCCAGTACCTCCGCATAATACGGATTACTGCGAGAATAACCAGAATCTTGAAGAGACGGTGGTGTTATACTTATGGACTGAGCGGTTGATTCTGATTGAAGGCTCAAGCTGCTGACGATGCCTTCGAACCATTCACTAGCTGGTTCATCATAATCAAGATCACAATCCACACGTGGATAAAGTCTTGTTCCACCCAATTCTTCTAAACGTTTATCAAATTGCTTCCCTGTTTCGCAGAAGAATTCATACGAGCTGTCACCAAGCGCTAACACAGAATATTGGAAGTTCTCCAGCTTAGGCGCTCGTTTTCCATGTAAGAATTCATGGAAAGCTATTGCAGTATCTGGTGGGTCGCCTTCTCCATGAGTACTCACAATAACAAGAAGATTTTGTATTTTTTTTAGATTATTAGGTTTAAAGTCACCCATTGACTGTACAGTGACATTAAACCCTAATTCTTTTAAACGATTGCCATGATTTTTGGCAAGGCTTTGTGCATTTCCGGTTTGGGATCCAAAAAGAATCGTAATATCTTTTGTAATTGGTTCAGCTGCCTTTTGCTCCGTTAATTCAGTATTGGAGATAGGTTCTGCTGATGCTGTGACTGCAGTGGAAGCAGATAAATACCCACTTAGCCAAATTTTCTGTGATTCAGTTAAAGTTGGTAAAAGACGGTTTAATAATTCTGTTTGTTCTTGATTAAAAGGACTATTTATTACTTGAAGCTGCAACACTTTCAC of Niallia circulans contains these proteins:
- a CDS encoding sugar ABC transporter permease, which translates into the protein MAKKTVSIKKQRTIRMTLTYLLLLIVCTLIIYPLVWTIGASFNPGNSLVSTSIIPDNPTVGHYKDLFQQEGTLYYGKWYMNSMKISILTMVFSILCVSYTAYAFSRFRFKGRKNGLMLFLLLQMIPQFSALIAIFVLAQMLGLINSHWLLIFIYVGGQIPMNTYLMKGYIDSIPLDLDESAKIDGASNTRIFWRILMPLSRPMLAVVAMNGFTAPLGDFAISSVILRNPEYYTLPIGLYKLVSDKMGASYTTFAAGAILISIPVAIVFVALQKHFVSGLTAGGTKG
- a CDS encoding beta-galactosidase, yielding MIDKTVADNRLLHGGDYNPDQWLDYPEILKDDLRLMKLAKANTFTLGVFAWSALEPTEGEFQFDWLDERIEAIYQMGGRVILATPSGARPAWMSKKYPEVLRTTENRMKMLHGGRHNHCFSSPIYREKVAIINRKLAERYGNHPALLMWHISNEYSGDCHCELCQDNFRNWLKKKYGTLDKLNHAWWGPFWSHTITDWLEVESPSSIGESMVHGLNLDWKRFVTDQTIDFYKHEIVPLREISPSIPITTNFMADTHDLIPFQSLNYSEFAKHVDIVSWDCYPAWHNDWEETKDLAAKVGFINDLYRSLKQQPFLIMESTPSGVNWHDVNKTKRPGMHLLSSMQFIAHGSDSVLYFQWRKSRGSSEKFHGAVVDHDNSETNRVFQEVSAVGGALEKIAEVKGTHKQARVAIVYDWENNWALNDAQGFSDSTKQYPQTLQKHYQSFWKKDISVDIVTLNQELASYDLVIAPMLYMMSLDTISKLENYVANGGTLVSSYISGLVNETDLAHLSGWPAMLKRIFGIDVKEIDTLYPKDRNTLIYNGKQYEIKDYCTIFERKEANILATYMEDFYQGNPAVVENCYGKGKAYFIGARTEQAFLDDFYEELQKEGNLDSEREILHKEGVSVQRRDSAECYYLFVMNFTEQKQTVTLKESFFDLLTQEIKQEQIELLPYEVRVLKREK
- a CDS encoding SDR family oxidoreductase, encoding MTKKQHYGSEVKCEEIEWTFPPQQQTRQPGFEYLMDPLPIFDNPKYIGTGKLKDRTAIITGGDSGIGRAVAVAFAKEGANIVISYFDEHTDAETTKRVVEQYGRSCLLIPGDLRRREHCEFIVQKTLETFGKIDILVNNAAVQFLREDLTSIPDEQWELTFDVNIHAYFHLTKAALPHLKEGASIVNTTSLVAYIGVSHLIDYTTTKGAIVSYTRALANNLVQKGIRVNAVAPGPFWTPIQPASQSAENIATLGSDVPMKRAGQPYEIAPVYVLLASDDGSYMTGQTIHVNGGAMVTT
- a CDS encoding cupin domain-containing protein; translated protein: MSVNPASPAFQLFGDSTQSVNYKRDSYNYITQLFSEQMPAIHTGLFNVHLNQGFIVQPHWHTNVNELVFVVSGEVMTSVFNPFTQSIMTYHVKPGQASQFPKGWFHWIVALRNNTHFLTIFDQPQPDIVFGSDFLRFLPKEIANRAYCVNEAAYAHALAPITQSTILGPPPGCDQIGGAVNYPYHATQPTPTIHPYLNLSSPPHAY
- the cysI gene encoding assimilatory sulfite reductase (NADPH) hemoprotein subunit; the protein is MAKQILKAPDGPPSDVERIKEESNYLRGTLKESMEEELSAGISDDDNRLMKFHGSYLQDDRDLRNERAKQKLEPAYQFMLRVRTPGGIATPAQWLTMDDLAQKYGNNTLKLTTRQAFQMHGILKWNMKQTIQDIHQSLLDTIAACGDVNRNVMCNPNPYQSALHSEVYEWSKKLSDYLLPRTQAYHELWLDKEKVAFTPTVEETEVEPMYGKLYLPRKFKIGIAVPPSNDIDVFSQDLGLIAITEEEKLIGFNVAIGGGMGMTHGDKATYPQLAKVIGFCTPEQILDVAEKVITIQRDYGNRSVRKNARFKYTVDRLGLDNVVEELENRLGWKLQEAREFHFNHNGDRYGWEKGIKGKWHFTLFVEGGRIKDYENYPLMTGLREIAKVHTGDFRLTANQNLVIANVSSRNKKQIADLIEQYGIMDGKRFSALRRNSIACVSLPTCGLAMAEAERYLPVLIDKIEEIVDENGLRDEEITIRMTGCPNGCARHALGEIAFIGKGPGKYNMYLGAAFNGSRLSKLYRENVGEEEILSELRVLLPRYAKERTANEHFGDFVIRAGIVKEVTDGTNFHD
- a CDS encoding assimilatory sulfite reductase (NADPH) flavoprotein subunit, with protein sequence MQLQVINSPFNQEQTELLNRLLPTLTESQKIWLSGYLSASTAVTASAEPISNTELTEQKAAEPITKDITILFGSQTGNAQSLAKNHGNRLKELGFNVTVQSMGDFKPNNLKKIQNLLVIVSTHGEGDPPDTAIAFHEFLHGKRAPKLENFQYSVLALGDSSYEFFCETGKQFDKRLEELGGTRLYPRVDCDLDYDEPASEWFEGIVSSLSLQSESTAQSISITPPSLQDSGYSRSNPYYAEVLEVINLNGRGSNKETLHVELSLEDSGISYEPGDSLGIFPHNDPVLVDLLIQELRFSPTESVTINKQGEVLAFREALLTYFEITVLTKPLVEKFAKITTNPALEDLLAKGNEDKLKAYINGRDLLDLIRDYGPIEADVQTFVSLLRKLPTRLYSIASSYKANPDEAHLTIGAVRYHANGRDRNGVCSVQIAERIQPGDKLPIYIQNNENFKLPDNPDTPIIMVGPGTGVAPFRSFLQEREEIGAEGKAWLFFGNQHFVTDFLYQTEWQNWLKDGVLTKMSIAFSRDKAEKVYVQHRMLEHSKELFEWLEEGAVLYVCGDEKHMAHDVHQTLLTIIQKEGQMSLEKAEEYIASMTQTKRYQRDVY